The DNA segment AGACCCGTCTGCTGCGCCAGCGCCCGCGCATGCGATTGATTGCGGACCCGGTTGAGGACGAGCCCGATCTTCTTATATTGAATGATCTTGTGTGATTCAATGACCTCTCTTATGAGGGTCGCAGTCTGAAGGCCGCGGGCGGAGACGTCGGAAACAATGAGCGGGACGTCCACACTGCGGATGACCTGTCTGCTGATTTGCTCGACGCCCGCTTCGCCATCAATGAGTATGATATCAAAGTAGGCCGCCATGCCTTTAATGCCTTCGCGCAACAGGTCATTGACCGGGCAATAGCAGCCCAACGACTCGGGGCGGCCCATCACGAGCATGCTGAATGAGTCTGTCTCGATCAGTGCTTCGAGGAGCAAGTAATCGAGAGAACGGGCAATGCTTTGCTTCTCTTTAGGACCGGCGGCGCGCGCTTCTCGAATGATTTTTTCCCTGACATCGTTGACGGTCATGCTGGGCTGAACTCCAACGGTGGCGGGGAGGCACATGGTAGGATCGGCATCGATGACGAGGAGCTTTCCCTGCCGGTTCTGAAGGTAATATTTTGTCAGCAAAGCAGTCAGCGCCGTTTTTCCGCTGCCGCCTTTGCCGCAGGCGGCAATCAGGCGCTTGCGCTGTGGCACATTCATTTTTCAGGTTCCTCGGGTTTCGCAGTTTCCTGTGTGGGCCGACTGCCGTCTCTTGCAAAAGTGATGATGCGATCGCCTTTGCGAATCGAGATGATTTCGCGGATATTATCGCAAACCGGCTTTTCGGGACATTCGGTGCAGTCGAGCCCCGTAGTGCACTCGTAGGTTCCATCGGGCAGGCGCTGGTACGTCTGGATCTGCTCCAGCTCTTCCCGCGCCGGCTGAATGATTCCCTCCAGGGCGGCAACGTCCTCTTTGCATCTTGTCACGAAGAATACCTCGATTCCAGTGATGCCGGGGCATTGATCCTTGAGCGAGTTGCGGAGTTGCGAGCCCAACTTCTCGAGCGAGAAGCCGGAACCCGCCGCCTCTCTGCTCACGCGCGCCCACACCCGATTCGGAACGCTGCGCAGCATATAGCCGTCCATCTGGG comes from the Candidatus Abyssobacteria bacterium SURF_5 genome and includes:
- a CDS encoding carbon monoxide dehydrogenase maturation protein translates to MNVPQRKRLIAACGKGGSGKTALTALLTKYYLQNRQGKLLVIDADPTMCLPATVGVQPSMTVNDVREKIIREARAAGPKEKQSIARSLDYLLLEALIETDSFSMLVMGRPESLGCYCPVNDLLREGIKGMAAYFDIILIDGEAGVEQISRQVIRSVDVPLIVSDVSARGLQTATLIREVIESHKIIQYKKIGLVLNRVRNQSHARALAQQTGLELLACIPEDESVAAFDMQGRPLLQLPDDSPAYVAVRDMLAGNSF